Proteins from one Panicum virgatum strain AP13 chromosome 7K, P.virgatum_v5, whole genome shotgun sequence genomic window:
- the LOC120641415 gene encoding cytochrome P450 86A2-like, with amino-acid sequence MEAGTWWAVAAAAVAVYMAWFWRMSRGLSGPRVWPLVGSLPGLVRHAEDMHEWIAANLRRAGGTYQTCIFAVPGVARRGGLVTVTGDPRNLEHVLKARFDNYPKGPFWHAVFRDLLGDGIFNSDGETWVTQRKTAALEFTTRTLRTAMSRWVSRSIHGRLLPILGDAAAAGAAVDLQDLLLRLTFDNICGLAFGRDPETLARGLPENDFASAFDRATEATLNRFIFPECVWRCKKWLGLGMETTLARSVRHVDRYLSAVIKARKLELTAGGRKQGGDDASATPHDDLLSRFMRKGTYSDESLQHVALNFILAGRDTSSVALSWFFWLVSTHPAVERKVVRELCAVLAASRGVDDPALWLASPLDFEELDRLVYLKAALSETLRLYPSVPEDSKHVVADDVLPDGTFVPAGSSVTYSIYSAGRMKTVWGEDCLEFRPERWLSPDGTRFEPHDSYRFVAFNAGPRICLGKDLAYLQMKNIAGSVLLRHRLAVAPGHRVEQKMSLTLFMKHGLRMEVRPRDLAPFVDELRGAGVEYDAAARATAACA; translated from the coding sequence ATGGAGGCGGGGACGTGGtgggcggtggccgcggcggccgtggcagTGTACATGGCGTGGTTCTGGCGGATGTCGCGCGGGCTCAGCGGGCCGCGGGTGTGGCCGCTGGTCGGCAGCCTCCCTGGGCTGGTGCGGCACGCCGAGGACATGCACGAGTGGATCGCCGCCAACCTGCGCCGGGCCGGGGGCACGTACCAGACCTGCATCTTCGCCGTGCCCGGGGTGGCGCGCCGGGGCGGGCTGGTCACCGTCACCGGCGATCCCCGGAACCTGGAGCACGTCCTCAAGGCGCGCTTCGACAACTACCCCAAGGGCCCCTTCTGGCACGCCGTCTTCCGGGACCTGCTGGGCGACGGCATCTTCAACTCCGACGGGGAGACGTGGGTGACGCAGCGCAAGACGGCCGCGCTCGAGTTCACCACCCGCACCCTGCGCACCGCCATGTCGCGCTGGGTGTCGCGCTCCATCCACGGCCGCCTGCTGCCCATcctcggcgacgccgccgccgccggcgcggccgtcgACCTCCAGGACCTCTTGCTCCGCCTCACCTTCGACAACATCTGCGGCCTCGCGTTCGGCAGGGACCCCGAGACGCTCGCCCGGGGCCTGCCGGAGAACGACTTCGCCTCGGCCTTCGACCGCGCCACGGAGGCCACGCTCAACCGCTTCATCTTCCCCGAGTGCGTGTGGCGCTGCAAGAAGTGGCTGGGCCTCGGCATGGAGACCACGCTGGCGCGCAGCGTCCGCCACGTCGACCGCTACCTCTCCGCCGTCATCAAGGCGCgcaagctcgagctcaccgccgGCGGCAGGAAGCagggcggcgacgacgcgtCGGCCACGCCGCACGACGACCTCCTCTCGCGCTTCATGCGCAAGGGGACCTACTCCGACGAGTCGCTGCAGCACGTGGCGCTCAACTtcatcctcgccggccgcgacaCCTCCTCGGTGGCGCTCTCCTGGTTCTTCTGGCTCGTCTCCACGCACCCCGCCGTGGAGCGCAAGGTCGTGCGCGAGCTCTGCGCCGTCCTGGCCGCGTCCCGCGGCGTCGACGACCCGGCATTGTGGCTCGCCTCGCCCTTGGACTTCGAGGAGCTCGACCGCCTCGTCTACCTCAAGGCCGCGCTCTCGGAGACGCTCCGCCTGTACCCGTCCGTGCCCGAGGACTCCAAGCACGTCGTTGCCGACGACGTCCTCCCGGACGGCACGTTCGTGCCGGCCGGCTCGTCGGTCACCTACTCCATCTACTCCGCGGGGCGCATGAAGACTGTGTGGGGCGAGGACTGCCTCGAGTTCCGCCCCGAGCGCTGGCTGTCGCCCGACGGCACCAGGTTCGAGCCGCACGACTCGTACAGGTTCGTGGCCTTCAATGCCGGCCCGCGGATATGCCTGGGCAAGGACCTCGCCTACCTGCAGATGAAGAACATCGCCGGGAGCGTGCTCCTacgccaccgcctcgccgtcgcgccgGGCCACCGCGTGGAGCAGAAGATGTCGCTCACCCTCTTCATGAAGCACGGGCTCCGGATGGAGGTGCGCCCGCGCGACCTCGCACCCTTCGTCGACGAGCTCCGCGGCGCCGGGGTGGAGTACGACGCGGCGGCCAGGGCAACCGCGGCCTGCGCGTAG
- the LOC120641413 gene encoding mitogen-activated protein kinase kinase kinase YODA-like isoform X1 — MPPWWGKSSSKDVKKTTRENLLDTFHRLISPNEQKGSTKSKRNCRRGNNTAVEKVCKSTTVSRPTSPSKEVSRCQSFSVDRPHAQPLPIPGGCPRATRTVSDVIESKPILEKRGKPPLFLPLPKPDLLHKRPGNSEIASEIVVASVSSNCSADSEDHADSQLQSPVGNDIENTTKISSKNKSSNVRKEHPGTDTTKIKKETSKPVANAFLNNHTMSTSPRGIAAENNQPNVQNLRPVVLESAPNSLMSSPSRSPRRICPDHIPTTAFWAVKPHADVTFLGSGQCSSPGSGQTSGHNSVGGDMLAQLFWQPSRGSPECSPIPSPRMTSPGPSSRVHSGSVSPLHPRSGGVAPESPTSRHNDGKKKQTHKLPLPPLSISNSSFFPNNSTPTSPISVPRSPGRTENPSSPASRWKKGKLIGRGTFGHVYVGFNSDSGEMCAMKEVTLFLDDPKSKESAKQLGQEISLLSRLQHPNIVQYYGSEAVDDKLYIYLEYVSGGSIHKLLQEYGQLGEPAIRSYTHQILSGLAYLHAKNTVHRDIKGANILVDPSGRVKLADFGMAKHINGQHCPFSFKGSPYWMAPEVIKNSNGCNLAVDIWSLGCTVLEMATSKPPWSQYEGIAAVFKIGNSKELPPIPDHLSERCKDFIRKCLQRDPSQRPTSAELLQHPFIQNGISLEKFVAPNPLEHLAAISCRPKPKVSMQTRNTSLGLEGQTIYQRRGAKLSSKHSDIHIRSNISCPVSPCGSPLLKSRSPQHTSGRMSPSPISSPRTTSGTSTPLSGGNGAIPFNHLRYATYSSEGFGTSRGPDDLFPNRHKDPILGQFTQSHQVSQGPRERVVSEADILSPQFGKRLGNVFDLRERLSPSEHFTRHAFIDHVELNPSLNLTSGSHLGKHGK, encoded by the exons ATGCCGCCATGGTGGGGTAAGTCATCCTCAAAAGATGTTAAGAAAACCACCAGAGAAAACCTGCTTGATACATTTCATCGTTTGATAAGTCCTAATGAGCAAAAGGGAAGCACAAAATCAAAACGGAATTGCAGACGTGGAAATAATACAGCTGTTGAGAAAGTTTGCAAATCAACAACAGTGTCACGTCCAACTTCACCATCAAAAGAAGTTTCTCGCTGCCAAAGTTTTTCGGTTGACAGGCCACATGCCCAGCCACTTCCTATTCCTGGAGGATGCCCTCGAGCAACGCGTACAGTTTCTGATGTCATTGAATCAAAGCCCATATTGGAAAAGCGCGGCAAACCACCCCTGTTTCTGCCGCTTCCTAAACCTGATCTGCTTCACAAAAGGCCTGGAAACAGTGAGATTGCTTCAGAAATAGTGGTTGCTTCTGTCTCGAGCAACTGTTCTGCTGATAGTGAGGATCATGCCGATTCTCAGCTTCAGAGTCCCGTTGGGAATGACattgaaaatacaacaaagATTTCTTCAAAAAACAAGTCAAG TAATGTTCGCAAGGAGCACCCTGGTACCGATACTACCAAGATCAAGAAGGAAACGTCCAAGCCAGTTGCTAATGCTTTCCTCAATAACCATACAATGTCCACATCACCAAGAGGTATTGCAGCTGAAAATAATCAACCAAATGTACAAAACCTCCGTCCGGTGGTTTTGGAGAGTGCTCCCAATAGTTTGATGTCAAGTCCTTCAAGAAGTCCAAGACGGATATGCCCTGATCACATTCCAACTACAGCCTTTTGGGCAGTGAAGCCACATGCAGATGTAACTTTCCTTGGATCTGGTCAGTGCTCCAGTCCAGGCTCAGGGCAAACATCTGGACATAATTCAGTTGGCGGTGATATGCTTGCCCAGCTGTTTTGGCAGCCCAGCAGGGGTAGTCCAGAGTGTTCGCCAATTCCTAGCCCAAGAATGACAAGTCCTGGCCCTAGTTCTCGTGTGCATAGTGGAAGTGTTTCCCCATTGCATCCAAGGTCTGGAGGAGTGGCACCTGAATCTCCTACAAGTCGGCATAATGATGGAAAGAAGAAGCAAACCCATAAATTGCCCCTTCCACCATTGAGCATCTCGAACAGTTCATTTTTTCCCAACAACTCCACGCCAACTAGTCCTATTTCAGTACCCCGGAGCCCTGGAAGAACAGAGAATCCATCAAGTCCAGCATCACGATGGAAGAAGGGCAAGCTGATTGGTCGTGGGACATTTGGTCATGTATATGTTGGCTTCAACAG TGATAGCGGCGAAATGTGTGCGATGAAAGAGGTTACCCTATTCTTGGACGATCCTAAATCGAAGGAGAGTGCAAAACAATTGGGGCAG GAAATATCACTCTTGAGCCGCTTACAGCATCCAAATATTGTACAATACTATGGATCAGAAGCG GTTGATGATAAACTTTACATATACTTGGAGTATGTGTCTGGTGGATCCATACATAAACTTCTACAAGAGTATGGACAGCTTGGTGAACCAGCAATACGCAGCTACACTCATCAGATACTTTCAGGCTTAGCATATTTGCATGCTAAGAATACAGTCCACAG GGACATCAAAGGTGCAAACATACTAGTAGATCCAAGTGGCCGTGTTAAGCTTGCAGACTTTGGGATGGCGAAACAT ATCAACGGGCAGCATTGTCCTTTCTCATTTAAGGGAAGTCCATACTGGATGGCTCCAGAG GTTATAAAAAATTCTAATGGATGCAACCTTGCTGTTGACATATGGAGTTTAGGATGCACTGTCCTAGAAATGGCTACCTCAAAGCCACCATGGAGCCAGTATGAAGGG ATTGCTGCAGTGTTCAAGATTGGGAACAGCAAGGAACTTCCACCAATACCAGATCACCTTTCAGAGCGTTGCAAGGACTTCATTAGGAAGTGCCTGCAGCGTGACCCATCTCAACGTCCAACATCAGCTGAGCTTTTGCAACATCCATTCATACAAAATGGAATTTCACTTGAGAAATTTGTTGCTCCTAATCCTTTGGAACATTTGGCTGCCATATCCTGTAGACCAAAACCCAAG GTGTCCATGCAGACAAGAAATACCTCCTTAGGTTTGGAGGGTCAGACAATTTACCAGAGAAGGGGTGCGAAACTATCGTCAAAACACAG TGATATCCATATAAGAAGCAACATATCCTGTCCAGTTTCTCCATGTGGAAGCCCCCTGCTAAAGTCGAGGTCTCCCCAACACACAAGTGGCAGAATGTCACCCTCTCCTATTTCGAGCCCTAGAACTACTTCAGGCACTTCCACACCCCTATCTGGTGGTAATGGTGCTATTCCATTCAACCACCTAAGGTATGCAACCTACAGCAGCGAGGGATTTGGGACATCTAGAGGCCCAGATGATCTCTTCCCCAACCGGCATAAAGATCCTATCCTTGGGCAATTCACTCAGTCACATCAAGTCTCACAGGGACCTCGGGAAAGAGTAGTATCTGAAGCTGATATTCTGAGCCCTCAATTTGGAAAGAGACTTGGGAATGTTTTTGATTTGCGTGAAAGGCTGTCCCCTTCTGAACATTTTACTCGTCATGCCTTTATTGATCATGTGGAGCTAAATCCTTCACTTAACCTAACATCTGGCTCTCACCTTGGAAAGCATGGTAAATAA
- the LOC120641413 gene encoding mitogen-activated protein kinase kinase kinase YODA-like isoform X2 — MPPWWGKSSSKDVKKTTRENLLDTFHRLISPNEQKGSTKSKRNCRRGNNTAVEKVCKSTTVSRPTSPSKEVSRCQSFSVDRPHAQPLPIPGGCPRATRTVSDVIESKPILEKRGKPPLFLPLPKPDLLHKRPGNSEIASEIVVASVSSNCSADSEDHADSQLQSPVGNDIENTTKISSKNKSSNVRKEHPGTDTTKIKKETSKPVANAFLNNHTMSTSPRGIAAENNQPNVQNLRPVVLESAPNSLMSSPSRSPRRICPDHIPTTAFWAVKPHADVTFLGSGQCSSPGSGQTSGHNSVGGDMLAQLFWQPSRGSPECSPIPSPRMTSPGPSSRVHSGSVSPLHPRSGGVAPESPTSRHNDGKKKQTHKLPLPPLSISNSSFFPNNSTPTSPISVPRSPGRTENPSSPASRWKKGKLIGRGTFGHVYVGFNSDSGEMCAMKEVTLFLDDPKSKESAKQLGQEISLLSRLQHPNIVQYYGSEAVDDKLYIYLEYVSGGSIHKLLQEYGQLGEPAIRSYTHQILSGLAYLHAKNTVHRDIKGANILVDPSGRVKLADFGMAKHINGQHCPFSFKGSPYWMAPEVIKNSNGCNLAVDIWSLGCTVLEMATSKPPWSQYEGIAAVFKIGNSKELPPIPDHLSERCKDFIRKCLQRDPSQRPTSAELLQHPFIQNGISLEKFVAPNPLEHLAAISCRPKPKVSMQTRNTSLGLEGQTIYQRRGAKLSSKHSVSAR, encoded by the exons ATGCCGCCATGGTGGGGTAAGTCATCCTCAAAAGATGTTAAGAAAACCACCAGAGAAAACCTGCTTGATACATTTCATCGTTTGATAAGTCCTAATGAGCAAAAGGGAAGCACAAAATCAAAACGGAATTGCAGACGTGGAAATAATACAGCTGTTGAGAAAGTTTGCAAATCAACAACAGTGTCACGTCCAACTTCACCATCAAAAGAAGTTTCTCGCTGCCAAAGTTTTTCGGTTGACAGGCCACATGCCCAGCCACTTCCTATTCCTGGAGGATGCCCTCGAGCAACGCGTACAGTTTCTGATGTCATTGAATCAAAGCCCATATTGGAAAAGCGCGGCAAACCACCCCTGTTTCTGCCGCTTCCTAAACCTGATCTGCTTCACAAAAGGCCTGGAAACAGTGAGATTGCTTCAGAAATAGTGGTTGCTTCTGTCTCGAGCAACTGTTCTGCTGATAGTGAGGATCATGCCGATTCTCAGCTTCAGAGTCCCGTTGGGAATGACattgaaaatacaacaaagATTTCTTCAAAAAACAAGTCAAG TAATGTTCGCAAGGAGCACCCTGGTACCGATACTACCAAGATCAAGAAGGAAACGTCCAAGCCAGTTGCTAATGCTTTCCTCAATAACCATACAATGTCCACATCACCAAGAGGTATTGCAGCTGAAAATAATCAACCAAATGTACAAAACCTCCGTCCGGTGGTTTTGGAGAGTGCTCCCAATAGTTTGATGTCAAGTCCTTCAAGAAGTCCAAGACGGATATGCCCTGATCACATTCCAACTACAGCCTTTTGGGCAGTGAAGCCACATGCAGATGTAACTTTCCTTGGATCTGGTCAGTGCTCCAGTCCAGGCTCAGGGCAAACATCTGGACATAATTCAGTTGGCGGTGATATGCTTGCCCAGCTGTTTTGGCAGCCCAGCAGGGGTAGTCCAGAGTGTTCGCCAATTCCTAGCCCAAGAATGACAAGTCCTGGCCCTAGTTCTCGTGTGCATAGTGGAAGTGTTTCCCCATTGCATCCAAGGTCTGGAGGAGTGGCACCTGAATCTCCTACAAGTCGGCATAATGATGGAAAGAAGAAGCAAACCCATAAATTGCCCCTTCCACCATTGAGCATCTCGAACAGTTCATTTTTTCCCAACAACTCCACGCCAACTAGTCCTATTTCAGTACCCCGGAGCCCTGGAAGAACAGAGAATCCATCAAGTCCAGCATCACGATGGAAGAAGGGCAAGCTGATTGGTCGTGGGACATTTGGTCATGTATATGTTGGCTTCAACAG TGATAGCGGCGAAATGTGTGCGATGAAAGAGGTTACCCTATTCTTGGACGATCCTAAATCGAAGGAGAGTGCAAAACAATTGGGGCAG GAAATATCACTCTTGAGCCGCTTACAGCATCCAAATATTGTACAATACTATGGATCAGAAGCG GTTGATGATAAACTTTACATATACTTGGAGTATGTGTCTGGTGGATCCATACATAAACTTCTACAAGAGTATGGACAGCTTGGTGAACCAGCAATACGCAGCTACACTCATCAGATACTTTCAGGCTTAGCATATTTGCATGCTAAGAATACAGTCCACAG GGACATCAAAGGTGCAAACATACTAGTAGATCCAAGTGGCCGTGTTAAGCTTGCAGACTTTGGGATGGCGAAACAT ATCAACGGGCAGCATTGTCCTTTCTCATTTAAGGGAAGTCCATACTGGATGGCTCCAGAG GTTATAAAAAATTCTAATGGATGCAACCTTGCTGTTGACATATGGAGTTTAGGATGCACTGTCCTAGAAATGGCTACCTCAAAGCCACCATGGAGCCAGTATGAAGGG ATTGCTGCAGTGTTCAAGATTGGGAACAGCAAGGAACTTCCACCAATACCAGATCACCTTTCAGAGCGTTGCAAGGACTTCATTAGGAAGTGCCTGCAGCGTGACCCATCTCAACGTCCAACATCAGCTGAGCTTTTGCAACATCCATTCATACAAAATGGAATTTCACTTGAGAAATTTGTTGCTCCTAATCCTTTGGAACATTTGGCTGCCATATCCTGTAGACCAAAACCCAAG GTGTCCATGCAGACAAGAAATACCTCCTTAGGTTTGGAGGGTCAGACAATTTACCAGAGAAGGGGTGCGAAACTATCGTCAAAACACAG TGTTTCAGCAAGATAG